From the Bacteroidales bacterium genome, the window AATTAGCTCACTTATATTATTGTTTTCAATTCTTGTTTTCAACAGATTGATAGTTAAATCGTTCGGACTCACGCCATTAACAGGTGATATTACGCCACCAAGTATATGATAAACCCCCTTGTATCGTAAAGTGCTCTCAATAGCCATCATATCACGAATATCCTCGACTACGCACACAAGAGATTGATCTCGTTTAGGGTCGGCGCAAATGCTGCACAAATCAGTTTCAGTAATATTATGGCACTCTTGGCAAAATTTAACATTTTCGACCAATTCTATTATCGACACACCTAAACGTGAAGCCTCTTCCTTTGACTTCCCAAGTAAATGTAAGATTAGCCGTAAAGCTGTTCTGCTACCAATTCCCGGTAATTTCGACAGTTCGTTAACTGCGTTTTCCAATAACTTAGAAGGAAGTTTTAAATCACTCATTAATTATAACGTTTCCTACAAATATAGTCGCAAATGATAAGTAATCATATTTTTATTCTATAAAAAAGTAAGAGAATTATATGTGAGCTAAATTAAAAAACTTACAATTATCTAAAACACAGAAATATACACATTAATTACCCACAATATAAAACTTACATAACAGTGATTTAAATAAAAAACAAAGTTGAAAACAAATTTAACTTTAAACATCTTTATATCTGATGCTTAACATCTTAGTTAATTATGTATTGGTTTTGTATGGTTACAACAATACATTGTAATGTTTTTGTTTTGGCAAAAAGTTTTTTTGTGTTTAATGGTAAACTCATTTTTGCATAATCATAGCAACATTAAAAAAACAAGAAAATGAAGAGAAATTACTTTTTAACACTATTATTTGGGTTGACGTTTTTGGGCTTAAACGCACAAAATCCAGCCGATTTAGATCCAACATTTGGGAATAATGGCGCATTAACACTAACAAGCCTTGGTGCGCCAAGCATGGCAAACGACGTTGCTATTCAGCCTGACGGTAAAATTATTGTTGTTGGCGAAGCAAATTCAGGTTCATTTAGCTTTACAGTTATACGATTAAACAACGATGGTTCGTTTGACGATAGTTTTGGTACAAATGGCGTAGTGCAAACCACTCATGCATCTGGAGCACGAGCCAAAGGCATTGCATTACAAGGTGACGGGAAAATAGTTGTTTGTGGCAGTTCTTGGGATGGCGGTAGCACATATAACTCATTAGTTGTACGTTACAATGCCGATGGAACTATCGACAACACATTTGGAGCAAACGGCTTAACACTTCTTACAGGTTTATCCAACTCAATGAGAGTTGCAATTCAAAATGACGGGAAAATTGTTGTTGGCGGTTATAAATTTGATGGCGTATACGACCACTGTGGATTGGCACGTTTAAACAGTAACGGTACGATTGATGCTACTTATGGCACAAATGGTTATGTCGTGACACAGATGAAAGATACAGATGGAGTAACCAACGTATCAAGCTATATAGAAGATATTACCCTACAAGAGGATGGAAAAATTGTTGCTGTAGGATTTGCTATTCGAGCTGAAACAACAGCCGATGTTCTTATTGCACGATATAACGTAGATGGAACACTTGACAACACTTTTAACAGTACTGGCTTTATTTTAGAGGATCTCGGAACTTGTTATGACATTGCGGCATCTGTCAAAATACAACCTGACAACAAAATTGTAGTTGGAGGACACAAAGAAACACAACTTATAGTAGGATCACCCGATTACGATATAGCCGTTATACGTTTAAATCCTGATGGAACAAAAGACCAAGGATTCGGAACAAACGGCTATACATATGTTCATACCGGAGCCGAAGCAAGCTACAACAATGATATTGCAATACAAGACGATGGGAAAATTCTATATGCAGGTCAGGGTGCAACTTACTCAACAGGTAAATATGACGTATTGGTAGGGAGATTAAACAGTGATGGTTCTATAGATAACACTTTCGGTGAGAACGGATATATGCTTTATAATCCCATAGATACTGAAAGTCATACAAAAAGTATGGCAATTGACGAAGATGGGAAAATAGTGCTTGTGGGATTCTCTCCCTTAATACCAGGAGACTTATTTTATTTCAGAGTTATGCGTTTAATGGGCGAAGCTGAAGGTGAAGCAATACCTGAAGTTTACGTTACAGTTAACAATATTGCAGCTACTACATTTGACGTCAACTTTATACCAAACACATTCTGTCAATCGTACTATTTTGTTGCAATGACAGCAGCTGAAGTAGCACAATGGTTACCAATGATGGGAAGTGTAGCTAACATGATTAAAGCTTGGGGTATTGAAAAAAATGGAGCATATACTCACAACTATACCCAAATGACACCAGATACAGAGTATTTTGTTTATACTCTTTGCGTTGATTATAATGATGTTGAGTTCCCATATGACTCGGTTAGTGTACACACCACAACCCTAGGAGGTGGAGGTGTAGCCACAGCTGAGGTAACTGTTCATGATGTTACTGAAACATCTGTTAAAACGGTTGTTGTTCCAAATATAGAGACTGCAGAATATCATTACGGTATAATTACAAAAGAGTATTTCGAAGAGATTGGCATAGAAGAGGCTCTAGAAATTATTAAAAATGACGGCTATCCACTTTATGAAACTGACATTTGGATATGGCTTGACTTAACACCTGAAACCGACTACAAAGTTGTTGCTGTCTGTAAAAACGGAAACGGAGAGTGGGGACCAGCAACTATCGTAGATTTCAAAACTAAGCCAGTATCAATTAATGAATTTGATTTCTCAACTACTTTAGTTTACCCAAATCCAAGTAACGGTATGTTTAATATAGTTGGTAGTAAATTGTCTGGTGCTAATATCCGTATAGTTGACTTAAATGGAAAAGAGGTTTACAATAGCCAATTAAACGGTACAGATATTGCAATAGACATAACTAACTGTGTTAACGGATTATACATTATAGAAATTG encodes:
- the recR gene encoding recombination protein RecR, with protein sequence MSDLKLPSKLLENAVNELSKLPGIGSRTALRLILHLLGKSKEEASRLGVSIIELVENVKFCQECHNITETDLCSICADPKRDQSLVCVVEDIRDMMAIESTLRYKGVYHILGGVISPVNGVSPNDLTINLLKTRIENNNISELIFALPTTMEGDTTAYYIYRMFGDKVERLSTLARGIAFGDQLQYTDEITLGNSIAERVPYKG
- a CDS encoding T9SS type A sorting domain-containing protein gives rise to the protein MKRNYFLTLLFGLTFLGLNAQNPADLDPTFGNNGALTLTSLGAPSMANDVAIQPDGKIIVVGEANSGSFSFTVIRLNNDGSFDDSFGTNGVVQTTHASGARAKGIALQGDGKIVVCGSSWDGGSTYNSLVVRYNADGTIDNTFGANGLTLLTGLSNSMRVAIQNDGKIVVGGYKFDGVYDHCGLARLNSNGTIDATYGTNGYVVTQMKDTDGVTNVSSYIEDITLQEDGKIVAVGFAIRAETTADVLIARYNVDGTLDNTFNSTGFILEDLGTCYDIAASVKIQPDNKIVVGGHKETQLIVGSPDYDIAVIRLNPDGTKDQGFGTNGYTYVHTGAEASYNNDIAIQDDGKILYAGQGATYSTGKYDVLVGRLNSDGSIDNTFGENGYMLYNPIDTESHTKSMAIDEDGKIVLVGFSPLIPGDLFYFRVMRLMGEAEGEAIPEVYVTVNNIAATTFDVNFIPNTFCQSYYFVAMTAAEVAQWLPMMGSVANMIKAWGIEKNGAYTHNYTQMTPDTEYFVYTLCVDYNDVEFPYDSVSVHTTTLGGGGVATAEVTVHDVTETSVKTVVVPNIETAEYHYGIITKEYFEEIGIEEALEIIKNDGYPLYETDIWIWLDLTPETDYKVVAVCKNGNGEWGPATIVDFKTKPVSINEFDFSTTLVYPNPSNGMFNIVGSKLSGANIRIVDLNGKEVYNSQLNGTDIAIDITNCVNGLYIIEIEKDGNVFSSRILKH